The following coding sequences lie in one Wolbachia endosymbiont strain TRS of Brugia malayi genomic window:
- a CDS encoding aspartate kinase — protein sequence MNNIIVKKFGGTSLTDLTRVANLIKKDVDKGYRIIVVVSAIAGLTDQMVFQARQTLNLSHKQALSEYDVMLSAGEQISCGLLAITLLSIGVNAKSWLAWQLPIITDNSYSESKIKTIKIDHLKRSFAEGYTVAIIAGFQGIYDDRITTFGRGGSDISAVALAVAFGVRVCEIFTDIDGIYTADPKIVPKARKLKSISYDEMLEMSSSGAKILHNRSVQLAMKHNIKVQVLSTFKEVEGTAVLHENDVLERHTITGITYSTNEALITFTNFANTLRTLKDMAGANIKIDMIHGSSIVISEFDIDLMKELLNKNEDYVINNNAAKISIIGIGVMSVMYHTLKFFSEKKIEILAITASEIKISIIVQRECAEALVRDLHTELMCTEGG from the coding sequence ATGAACAACATAATCGTAAAAAAATTCGGTGGAACTTCATTAACCGATTTAACCAGAGTTGCAAATTTAATAAAAAAAGATGTTGATAAAGGTTATAGAATAATTGTTGTTGTTTCCGCCATTGCAGGACTTACCGACCAAATGGTTTTTCAGGCTAGACAAACCTTAAACTTAAGCCACAAACAAGCACTATCAGAATATGATGTTATGCTTTCAGCGGGAGAGCAAATTTCTTGTGGCCTATTAGCAATTACCCTCCTATCTATCGGAGTAAATGCCAAATCGTGGCTTGCTTGGCAGTTACCAATTATAACTGATAATTCTTATTCCGAGTCTAAAATAAAAACAATAAAGATTGATCATTTGAAAAGATCTTTTGCTGAAGGTTACACTGTGGCGATCATTGCCGGTTTTCAGGGCATATATGATGATAGAATCACTACTTTTGGAAGAGGAGGCTCTGATATATCAGCAGTTGCCCTTGCAGTAGCTTTTGGTGTCAGAGTTTGTGAGATTTTTACTGATATCGATGGAATATATACGGCTGATCCGAAAATTGTCCCAAAAGCACGCAAACTAAAATCCATCTCTTACGATGAAATGTTGGAGATGTCATCATCAGGTGCTAAAATATTGCATAACCGTTCAGTACAGCTCGCAATGAAACATAACATTAAAGTACAAGTGCTATCCACTTTTAAAGAGGTAGAAGGCACTGCAGTATTACACGAAAATGATGTACTAGAGAGACACACAATTACTGGAATAACTTATAGCACTAATGAAGCTCTTATAACTTTTACCAATTTTGCAAATACCTTGCGCACTCTAAAAGATATGGCAGGGGCAAATATTAAAATTGATATGATACATGGATCAAGTATTGTAATTTCCGAGTTCGATATCGACTTAATGAAAGAGCTACTGAACAAGAATGAAGATTATGTTATAAACAATAATGCAGCTAAAATTTCAATCATTGGTATTGGTGTTATGTCTGTGATGTACCATACACTCAAGTTCTTCAGTGAAAAAAAGATAGAAATACTTGCGATTACAGCATCTGAAATCAAAATTAGTATTATCGTTCAAAGAGAATGTGCTGAGGCTCTAGTTAGGGATTTACATACTGAGCTGATGTGCACAGAAGGTGGCTGA
- a CDS encoding TerC family protein, giving the protein MLAETWALLILTLLEIILSIDNLIFISLAIDRVPNALRERVRIVGFALALQMRFVTLFFTSYILSMQKPIFYAASFNISVKDLLMIAGGLFLIIKSFIELWNDIFSRKQVEKKIDIKSQLLLAVLQIILIDLVFSVDSLLTAIALTHSMVIIAIACVFSILAMIFLSSYTAQLIKSSSSLKIIAILFIVLVGVHLMLDGLHVELPKEYLYSSLTFALFVEVTSSIKKKVRCIKKKKQF; this is encoded by the coding sequence ATGCTAGCAGAAACTTGGGCTTTACTAATACTTACACTACTTGAAATAATACTTAGTATAGATAATTTAATCTTTATTTCTCTAGCAATAGATAGAGTACCAAACGCGTTGAGGGAGAGAGTACGCATCGTAGGTTTTGCACTAGCACTACAGATGCGCTTTGTAACACTATTTTTTACATCATATATATTATCAATGCAAAAACCTATATTTTACGCTGCATCGTTCAACATTTCAGTAAAAGACCTACTCATGATAGCAGGAGGATTATTCCTAATCATTAAAAGCTTCATAGAATTATGGAACGACATTTTCTCACGCAAGCAAGTTGAAAAAAAAATAGACATTAAATCACAACTGCTTCTAGCTGTACTACAAATTATATTAATAGATTTAGTTTTTTCAGTTGATTCTTTACTAACTGCTATAGCATTAACTCATAGCATGGTAATAATTGCTATAGCATGCGTATTTTCCATACTAGCAATGATATTTTTATCAAGTTATACTGCCCAGCTAATTAAATCTAGCTCGAGTTTAAAAATAATCGCCATCCTATTTATTGTACTTGTTGGTGTGCACCTGATGCTTGATGGACTTCATGTAGAATTACCAAAAGAATACTTGTATTCTTCATTGACGTTTGCATTATTTGTAGAAGTTACGAGTAGTATAAAGAAAAAAGTGCGGTGCATAAAGAAGAAAAAACAGTTCTAA
- the guaA gene encoding glutamine-hydrolyzing GMP synthase, with product MSAIAIIDFGSQFTQLIARQIREMDVYCEIFPSNISFETISKFNGFILSGGPQSVHDGCSEASGVAHEIIKFNEATNVPILGICYGQQLICHYFGAKVKKEFKQEFCKTKIKILKESSIVKDVWNVNSEVDVLMNHADSVETAPQGFTVIASGVINQTIAIVANEQRRIYCTQFHPEVKPTANGSKLLSNFLDIANCKRDWTMKSIIEKQKEKIKNVVGEKKVIAAVSGGVDSSVAVALTYKAVGKQLNCIFIDTGLLRKNQTIALLEEIPVNYVDKSNLFLSRLKGITDPEEKRKIIGNTFIEVFEEEAKKIGNADFLMQGTIYSDVVESGHASGNASTIKSHHNVGGLPEKMNLKLVEPLRYLFKDEVRLLGKEIGLSNEIIFQHPFPGPGLAVRVIGEVDEERVRILQEIDEIYINTMKNYDLYDKIWQAFAVLLPIRTVGVMGDGRTYGYVCALRAVTSFDGMTADAFPFENKSQHSLIFWDFLQNVSSIIVNNVSGVNRVVYDLTSKPPATIEWE from the coding sequence TTGTCAGCAATTGCCATTATTGATTTTGGTTCACAATTTACGCAGCTTATCGCGAGACAGATCAGAGAAATGGACGTTTATTGTGAGATATTCCCTAGCAACATCAGTTTTGAAACAATATCGAAATTCAATGGATTTATTCTCTCTGGAGGACCACAATCTGTGCATGATGGTTGTTCTGAGGCAAGTGGAGTAGCACATGAGATTATAAAATTTAATGAGGCAACAAATGTTCCTATACTTGGGATATGCTATGGGCAGCAACTTATTTGTCATTACTTTGGAGCGAAAGTAAAAAAAGAGTTCAAACAGGAGTTTTGCAAAACTAAGATTAAGATACTAAAGGAATCCTCCATTGTAAAGGATGTGTGGAATGTTAATTCTGAAGTGGATGTATTAATGAATCATGCGGACAGTGTTGAAACTGCACCACAAGGGTTTACTGTTATTGCATCAGGTGTAATAAATCAAACAATTGCGATAGTTGCCAATGAACAGCGTAGGATATATTGTACTCAGTTCCATCCTGAGGTTAAGCCTACAGCGAATGGTAGTAAATTGCTTTCTAACTTCTTGGACATTGCAAATTGTAAAAGAGACTGGACAATGAAGTCAATCATTGAAAAGCAAAAGGAGAAAATTAAAAATGTGGTAGGAGAGAAAAAAGTAATTGCTGCGGTAAGTGGAGGGGTTGATTCAAGTGTTGCAGTGGCTCTTACATATAAAGCCGTAGGAAAACAATTAAACTGTATTTTTATTGATACTGGGTTGTTACGTAAGAACCAGACCATTGCTCTGTTGGAAGAGATTCCAGTAAATTATGTTGATAAATCGAATTTGTTTTTGAGTAGATTAAAAGGTATAACTGATCCAGAAGAAAAGCGAAAAATTATTGGTAACACTTTCATTGAAGTCTTTGAAGAGGAGGCAAAAAAAATAGGTAATGCAGATTTTTTAATGCAGGGTACTATTTACTCTGATGTGGTCGAATCAGGGCATGCTTCGGGGAATGCTAGTACAATCAAATCTCATCATAATGTTGGTGGATTGCCAGAGAAGATGAATCTCAAGCTAGTGGAGCCTTTGCGCTACCTCTTTAAAGATGAGGTAAGACTGCTTGGGAAAGAAATTGGGCTTTCAAACGAGATAATATTTCAACACCCGTTTCCTGGACCTGGACTTGCGGTAAGGGTCATAGGTGAAGTTGATGAGGAAAGGGTGCGAATATTGCAAGAAATAGATGAAATATATATCAATACAATGAAAAATTACGATCTATATGATAAAATATGGCAAGCTTTTGCTGTACTATTGCCGATAAGAACTGTAGGTGTCATGGGAGATGGTCGTACATACGGATATGTTTGTGCTTTGAGGGCTGTGACATCGTTTGATGGTATGACGGCTGATGCATTTCCATTTGAGAATAAAAGTCAGCATTCATTAATATTTTGGGATTTTTTGCAGAATGTCAGCAGTATAATCGTTAATAACGTTTCCGGAGTAAATAGAGTTGTGTATGACTTAACTTCAAAACCACCGGCAACTATTGAGTGGGAATAA
- the gltX gene encoding glutamate--tRNA ligase, whose translation MLTRFAPSPTGYLHVGNARTALVCWMYTRSQNGKFLLRFDDTDLQRSDVKHIDSIVQDLRWICIDWDVIFKQSERFKHYNEVFLQLITKGHIYACYETKEELDIKRKLQLKHGLPPVYDRSALLLTEQEKFCYEQEGRKPHFRFKLDRNEVVKWNDEVKGEINIATSSISDPVVKREDGIYTYMLPSVIDDVDFNVTHVIRGEDHVTNTAVQIQMIQALEAKVPVFAHLPLLHFDDSKISKRKGGLDIKSIKENEIEPMALASYLIKLGTSDPIEAYVNMQSLIDSFDIKKFGSASAQFNLSEIHKLNSKVLQQMPFEMVKERLSQIGVNSPEFWYFIRNNIEKFSEVAEWWQICKSNIEPVVLDKEFIKIVLDALPQGDCNENTLSEWVKAIQQTVDIKLKDLFMQLRLALTGAKTGPELAKLLIFIGKENIIARLKKY comes from the coding sequence ATGTTAACGAGATTCGCCCCAAGCCCAACTGGCTATCTTCATGTGGGAAACGCCCGCACTGCACTCGTTTGCTGGATGTACACACGTAGTCAAAACGGGAAATTTTTACTTCGTTTCGACGACACTGATCTTCAGCGTTCAGACGTTAAACATATAGATAGCATAGTGCAGGATTTGAGATGGATTTGCATAGATTGGGATGTAATTTTTAAGCAATCAGAGCGCTTTAAGCATTATAACGAAGTGTTTCTGCAGTTAATAACAAAAGGGCACATTTATGCATGCTATGAAACAAAAGAAGAATTAGACATTAAACGAAAATTGCAGTTAAAACATGGGCTTCCTCCGGTATATGATAGGAGTGCATTACTTCTCACTGAACAGGAAAAATTTTGTTATGAGCAAGAAGGACGAAAACCACATTTTAGATTTAAGTTGGATAGGAATGAAGTTGTCAAATGGAATGATGAGGTTAAAGGTGAAATAAATATTGCAACCAGCAGTATAAGCGACCCCGTGGTAAAAAGGGAGGATGGAATTTATACATACATGTTACCTTCTGTTATTGATGATGTCGACTTTAATGTAACCCATGTTATACGCGGAGAAGATCATGTAACTAACACTGCAGTTCAGATACAAATGATACAAGCATTAGAAGCAAAAGTTCCTGTGTTTGCTCATCTTCCCCTTCTACATTTTGATGATAGTAAAATATCGAAACGGAAAGGTGGACTGGACATCAAATCCATTAAAGAAAATGAAATTGAACCAATGGCACTCGCTAGTTATTTAATAAAACTTGGAACATCCGATCCAATCGAAGCTTACGTTAACATGCAATCTTTAATTGACTCATTTGACATTAAAAAATTTGGCTCAGCTTCTGCACAATTTAATTTGAGTGAAATACATAAGCTAAATAGTAAAGTCCTGCAACAAATGCCATTTGAAATGGTAAAAGAGCGTTTAAGTCAAATTGGAGTTAACTCTCCAGAGTTTTGGTACTTCATAAGGAACAATATAGAAAAATTTTCGGAAGTGGCTGAGTGGTGGCAAATATGCAAATCTAATATAGAACCTGTGGTTCTTGATAAGGAGTTTATAAAAATCGTACTCGATGCATTGCCTCAAGGTGATTGTAATGAAAACACATTGTCGGAGTGGGTGAAAGCTATTCAACAGACAGTGGATATAAAGTTGAAAGACTTGTTTATGCAGCTGCGTTTAGCCCTAACAGGTGCAAAAACAGGCCCAGAGCTTGCTAAGTTATTAATTTTTATTGGTAAAGAAAATATCATTGCAAGGTTAAAGAAGTATTAG
- a CDS encoding PDDEXK nuclease domain-containing protein, with product MGDDAHEREVEKGLVKHVEKFLLELGKGFAFVCRQVSLRCWR from the coding sequence ATAGGAGATGATGCTCATGAGAGAGAAGTAGAAAAAGGGCTTGTAAAGCATGTTGAAAAGTTCCTACTAGAGCTGGGTAAAGGATTCGCGTTTGTTTGCAGACAAGTTTCACTTAGATGTTGGAGATAA
- a CDS encoding PDDEXK nuclease domain-containing protein, translating into MFADKFHLDVGDKDFYIDLLFYHLKLCCFVVIELKDKDFKPEYASKMNFYLSVVDDLLKHATD; encoded by the coding sequence TTGTTTGCAGACAAGTTTCACTTAGATGTTGGAGATAAAGACTTTTATATTGATTTATTATTTTACCACTTAAAGTTGTGTTGCTTTGTAGTAATTGAACTCAAAGATAAAGACTTTAAACCAGAATATGCTAGTAAAATGAATTTCTATCTTTCTGTAGTTGATGATTTACTAAAACATGCAACAGATTAA
- a CDS encoding dihydroorotase yields the protein MTQTWNLLQAGQERNYKVAYINARIIDPETKLDIEGSLLTEGSKIIDFGESLFSNGVPSGVDETINCEGLVLMPGLVDIHVHFREPGQEHKETIYTGSKSAAAGGVTTVVCQPNTTPAIDSVILAKYLKYRALETSHVNIEFYAKITTSEEKLTEVALLKEAGAVGFTDDGIPVMNPMIMRQALLYSSMLNVPIAQHAEDLNLSAGGAINEGKISEALGVKGILSASESVMVSRDILLMKDIENVHYHILHISSKDSLDAVKRAKDLGLNVTCEVTPHHFTLTEDIVKQHGAIAKMNPPLRTEEDRLAMVEGLKTGVIDCIATDHAPHDRSSKDLPLESAAFGIVGLETMLPLSLELYHSGQIDLFDILAKLTYKPADIIHVPRGRVQKNFVADLTLVDLNYEWEIKIDSFASKSKNSPFGGRKVKGRVVRTIVSGKTVYSQK from the coding sequence ATGACTCAAACTTGGAATTTATTGCAAGCAGGGCAGGAGAGAAATTACAAGGTAGCATATATAAATGCTCGTATTATCGACCCAGAAACTAAACTTGATATAGAGGGTTCACTGCTGACTGAAGGGAGTAAAATCATCGATTTTGGTGAATCATTGTTTTCGAACGGAGTGCCAAGTGGAGTTGATGAGACGATAAACTGTGAAGGACTTGTTCTAATGCCAGGCCTTGTTGACATTCACGTGCATTTTCGTGAGCCTGGCCAGGAGCACAAAGAAACTATATATACAGGTAGCAAATCCGCAGCTGCGGGGGGCGTTACAACTGTAGTTTGCCAACCAAACACTACTCCAGCAATAGATAGTGTTATTTTGGCTAAGTATTTAAAATATAGAGCGCTTGAAACTTCACATGTGAACATTGAATTTTATGCTAAAATCACTACTTCAGAGGAAAAGTTAACTGAAGTGGCACTTTTAAAAGAAGCAGGTGCAGTTGGGTTTACTGATGATGGTATACCGGTCATGAATCCAATGATTATGAGGCAGGCGCTACTTTATTCAAGTATGCTGAATGTTCCTATTGCTCAACATGCTGAAGACCTGAATTTATCAGCAGGCGGTGCAATCAACGAAGGTAAGATTTCTGAAGCATTAGGAGTAAAGGGAATCTTAAGTGCATCAGAATCAGTCATGGTAAGTCGCGATATACTGCTCATGAAAGATATAGAGAATGTGCACTATCATATTTTGCATATCTCTTCAAAAGATTCACTTGACGCTGTTAAACGTGCAAAAGATTTAGGATTGAACGTCACATGCGAAGTAACTCCTCATCACTTCACTTTAACTGAAGATATAGTAAAACAACACGGAGCAATTGCAAAAATGAATCCGCCGCTTCGTACCGAAGAAGATCGTTTAGCTATGGTTGAAGGTTTAAAAACAGGTGTGATTGATTGCATTGCAACCGACCACGCGCCGCATGATCGTAGTTCTAAAGACCTGCCACTCGAGAGCGCTGCATTTGGTATTGTAGGCCTTGAAACAATGCTACCCCTTTCACTTGAACTTTACCACAGTGGGCAGATAGACCTATTTGATATACTTGCAAAGCTGACATACAAGCCTGCAGATATAATACACGTACCACGTGGTCGTGTACAGAAGAACTTTGTTGCAGACCTAACTTTAGTTGATTTGAATTACGAGTGGGAGATTAAAATTGACAGCTTTGCTAGTAAGTCAAAAAATTCTCCTTTTGGCGGACGCAAAGTAAAAGGGCGCGTAGTACGCACTATTGTGTCCGGCAAAACTGTGTACTCGCAAAAATGA
- a CDS encoding ankyrin repeat domain-containing protein: protein MSIDITTLTTNTDKLGECTDKNEKREQDRKDEQLYGAMERKVKKEEHERKKPRVRDGIIKKCTRLFKEGASPEVLTTLEESLRKQEKYYRYYVQCFLLILNRKIPKELDPIKKERIGQVISEITYNSKYYFNSITHNQNGHRNSEDNGIGSDSNHKRQTNDKEPKNREKILNIFTDENINDRLLEAAKRDNKKKIKKLVQKGADISTKDGDDNNTLHYVVALQQGKQRVACLNLILGLVKKEKISQDKLSKAINLKEGQTPLQKLLSKKITKGEHSSERVLGKIGKFLKKPFTQYDDHTIESAISLFKLGANVNNLQLSKEELQNSDKKYRKYHFKLLEKLAKSVGRSTLEQRINIENKIEDITARIINTPDANGNHLLHSIIDNYDKNFLKKLLRKGADISLKDANGNNILHLAALLKKKQKRRSLNALIEAISKKYLAQLVDSENQDERTPLQVALIDKITKGKYGPHTIQDNDNTLKFFVTLLEHEVKPDQLELSQEALQNLNEKQKVYYLNFLEKLAESVKKPELELEIKTKIKEIIARIINTPDGNDNYLLHSAIKNKDEKLFKELLQKGADISIKGASNNNALHLIVIESKKEQKLEFLNIVLNISEEKGKEQLKAQFKKAVDTENTAKQTPLHQVLQHIQEKSKKSSLGNKIQNVVKKEFNATNRYQTLALFLQNGADISKRDGEGNNALHYIVSFKGKQKVVCLELISDKDGFSNAVNTPNKEGRTPLHQLLQYIEKKSESQSLTDKKFEKTNRYKILELFLQNGADITIQDKEGNNALHYIMSSKGKQKVTCLDLISGKSELSEAETDTDDKGTLIQEALKGRAMKEKFEHLSQHKKIVFGKSGGGNTTKFCAILLKEGANPHSLWLEDEKFHTKKYYLVLRNAKNDKTIPQKARDKAKELKEKLEAKYGVCTISKWFNSQSRATADRLKTTMKKIGHTSKAVWKCVDSGRRASILLAITVVTTISIMVTFSCFQGQIVIGAALPIIAITGMVCLIFTLGFNGIKKSTKEFTTDKQGVLKSKDDHLAAEQGKALKSTVQQNVENKHKNSEKEEIQESSDQSKDTESLPSSKIYGVSIFQVIKRLLGFNEQINKPSSLAR, encoded by the coding sequence ATGAGTATAGATATAACTACACTAACTACTAATACAGATAAATTAGGTGAATGCACAGATAAAAATGAAAAGCGAGAGCAGGATAGAAAGGACGAGCAATTGTATGGTGCTATGGAGAGAAAGGTAAAAAAAGAAGAGCATGAGCGTAAAAAACCAAGAGTTCGAGATGGAATCATCAAGAAGTGTACAAGGTTATTCAAAGAAGGCGCTAGCCCTGAAGTATTAACTACATTGGAAGAATCACTTAGAAAACAAGAAAAATATTATAGGTATTATGTCCAGTGTTTCCTTCTGATATTGAATAGAAAAATACCAAAAGAATTAGACCCTATAAAAAAAGAGAGAATAGGACAAGTAATTTCTGAAATTACTTATAATAGCAAATATTATTTTAATAGTATTACCCACAACCAAAATGGCCATAGGAACAGCGAAGATAATGGAATTGGAAGTGATAGCAATCATAAACGTCAAACTAATGACAAAGAGCCTAAGAATAGGGAAAAAATTCTTAATATATTTACAGATGAGAACATTAATGATCGTTTATTGGAAGCAGCAAAACGAGACAATAAGAAAAAAATTAAGAAACTTGTACAAAAAGGCGCAGACATTAGCACAAAAGATGGTGACGATAACAACACTCTACACTACGTAGTTGCTTTACAGCAAGGAAAGCAAAGAGTTGCATGTTTAAATCTAATATTAGGTTTAGTGAAAAAAGAAAAAATATCTCAAGATAAACTTAGTAAAGCTATAAACCTTAAAGAAGGACAAACACCCTTACAAAAATTGTTATCTAAAAAAATAACTAAGGGAGAGCATAGCTCTGAAAGAGTACTCGGAAAAATTGGAAAATTTCTAAAAAAGCCATTTACGCAATATGATGATCATACGATAGAGTCTGCTATAAGCTTGTTTAAGCTAGGAGCTAACGTCAATAATTTGCAGTTATCTAAAGAGGAATTACAAAACTCAGATAAAAAGTACAGGAAGTATCATTTTAAACTCTTAGAAAAATTAGCAAAGTCAGTAGGGCGATCTACATTAGAGCAGAGAATCAATATAGAAAATAAAATTGAAGACATTACAGCGCGTATTATAAATACTCCAGATGCTAATGGTAATCATCTATTACATTCAATAATTGACAATTATGATAAAAATTTTTTAAAAAAACTATTGCGAAAAGGGGCAGATATTAGCCTAAAAGATGCAAACGGAAATAATATTTTACACCTTGCTGCACTGCTAAAGAAAAAACAAAAACGCAGATCTTTAAATGCCCTAATAGAAGCAATTTCCAAGAAATATCTAGCACAACTTGTTGATAGTGAAAATCAGGATGAAAGAACTCCGCTTCAGGTGGCACTCATTGACAAAATAACAAAAGGGAAATATGGACCCCACACAATCCAAGATAATGATAACACACTTAAGTTTTTTGTTACATTATTAGAGCATGAGGTTAAACCAGATCAGTTAGAATTATCTCAAGAAGCGCTACAAAATTTAAATGAAAAGCAAAAGGTATATTATCTTAATTTCCTAGAAAAATTAGCAGAGTCAGTAAAGAAACCTGAGTTAGAACTAGAGATAAAAACAAAAATTAAAGAAATTATAGCGCGTATTATAAATACTCCAGATGGTAATGATAATTATCTATTACATTCAGCAATTAAAAATAAAGATGAGAAACTTTTTAAGGAACTATTGCAAAAAGGGGCGGATATTAGCATTAAAGGTGCAAGTAACAACAATGCTTTACATCTAATAGTTATAGAATCAAAGAAAGAACAAAAGCTTGAATTTTTAAATATAGTATTAAATATAAGCGAGGAGAAAGGAAAAGAGCAACTTAAAGCACAGTTTAAAAAAGCTGTAGACACTGAAAATACAGCAAAACAAACGCCACTTCATCAAGTACTTCAGCACATACAAGAAAAGAGTAAAAAATCTTCGCTGGGAAACAAAATACAAAATGTAGTTAAAAAAGAATTTAATGCTACTAATAGATATCAAACTCTAGCACTATTCCTACAAAATGGTGCTGATATTAGCAAAAGAGATGGTGAAGGAAACAATGCTTTGCACTATATTGTGTCATTTAAAGGCAAACAAAAAGTTGTATGTTTGGAGTTAATTTCAGATAAAGATGGATTTAGTAATGCTGTAAATACTCCTAACAAAGAAGGGCGAACACCTCTTCATCAATTGCTTCAGTATATAGAAAAAAAAAGTGAAAGCCAGTCGCTTACAGATAAGAAATTTGAAAAAACTAACAGGTATAAAATACTAGAGCTATTCCTACAAAATGGTGCTGATATTACTATTCAGGACAAAGAAGGAAATAATGCTCTGCACTATATTATGTCATCAAAAGGCAAGCAAAAAGTTACATGTTTGGATCTAATATCAGGCAAAAGTGAATTAAGTGAGGCTGAGACAGACACCGACGATAAAGGTACGCTTATACAAGAAGCATTAAAGGGGAGAGCAATGAAAGAAAAATTTGAACACCTTTCTCAACATAAAAAAATTGTTTTCGGAAAGTCCGGTGGTGGCAACACAACAAAATTTTGTGCAATATTATTAAAAGAAGGTGCTAACCCTCATTCTTTATGGTTAGAAGATGAGAAATTTCATACTAAGAAGTACTATCTGGTTCTAAGAAATGCAAAGAATGATAAAACAATACCACAAAAAGCACGGGATAAAGCTAAAGAATTAAAAGAAAAGCTTGAAGCAAAATATGGTGTATGCACCATTTCTAAATGGTTTAATTCTCAAAGTAGAGCTACTGCAGACCGATTAAAAACCACTATGAAAAAAATAGGACATACTTCCAAAGCTGTATGGAAGTGCGTTGATTCTGGCAGGAGAGCTAGTATATTGTTAGCAATTACAGTAGTAACTACCATTAGTATAATGGTAACATTTTCTTGCTTCCAAGGGCAAATTGTAATCGGAGCAGCATTACCTATTATAGCTATTACTGGAATGGTCTGCCTAATATTCACTTTAGGGTTTAATGGTATTAAGAAGTCTACGAAAGAATTTACCACTGATAAACAGGGTGTGCTTAAAAGTAAAGATGATCACCTAGCTGCAGAGCAAGGCAAAGCTCTCAAAAGCACTGTTCAACAGAACGTAGAAAATAAACACAAAAATTCAGAGAAGGAAGAAATACAAGAGTCATCAGACCAATCAAAAGACACTGAAAGCCTTCCTAGTTCTAAAATATATGGTGTATCAATATTTCAAGTTATTAAGAGATTGTTAGGATTCAACGAGCAAATCAATAAACCCTCTTCTCTGGCGCGATGA